The Leucobacter viscericola genome includes a window with the following:
- a CDS encoding acyl-CoA dehydrogenase family protein, giving the protein MPISMTLSTADTLTATTPVSPIIQMPDTAGTNFYDIDHDLRSILARALSEQDFALVEPHLRELGALVGGELSELALEADANPPQLRTHDKRGVRIDEVTTHPAYQRMVDIAVKQFGLVALSHAQVLDFPAPAKHVVKYALWYEFGQAEFGLACPLSMTDAAARVLRRYGSPELNARYADQLIRTDAGFESASQFMTEKQGGSDVGANTVTASRDGDAWRLYGDKWFCSNVSADAALVLARPDGAPEGTSGLAMFVMPRVLPGGERNGYRILRLKDKLGTRDMASGEIDLNGAVAYQVGELGTGFKQMMSMVNSSRLSNAMRSAALMRRSVVEAQAAARGRWAFGSPLLDKPLMRDTLFRMVVASEAATAMLFRTAEIYDRSDRAVAEVATPVGVSVPSDPDSRLLRLLTPMLKGVICKRARTVVAEGMEARGGNGYIEEWGDARMVRDAHLGSIWEGTTSIVALDVQRALLRNSSGEPLFAHLREELAVAEATASDLQSGELLGLTRLLKDRTSRLERRVDGLSDLPQEQRELGAIGLMNTLYDLTAATLLLGQAATQLVESGNARKLAVLVGALRPSPLGDPTVDPAPSDVLLSGYAEEILSGGHVPVEAVEAAVDALLENAFDTGGKP; this is encoded by the coding sequence ATGCCGATTTCAATGACGCTCAGCACCGCCGATACCCTCACGGCAACGACGCCGGTATCGCCAATAATCCAGATGCCCGACACCGCGGGCACAAACTTCTACGACATCGATCACGACTTGCGGAGCATTCTGGCCCGCGCGCTTTCGGAGCAAGACTTTGCGCTCGTCGAGCCGCATCTTCGTGAGCTCGGCGCTCTTGTTGGTGGCGAGCTCAGTGAACTCGCACTGGAGGCCGACGCCAACCCGCCGCAGCTGCGCACCCACGACAAACGCGGGGTGAGGATCGACGAGGTCACCACACACCCCGCGTACCAGCGGATGGTCGACATCGCCGTCAAGCAGTTTGGTCTTGTGGCGTTGTCACACGCACAGGTACTCGACTTCCCCGCACCCGCCAAGCACGTCGTCAAGTACGCTCTGTGGTACGAGTTCGGGCAGGCCGAGTTTGGCCTCGCTTGCCCCCTCAGCATGACCGACGCGGCCGCTCGGGTGCTGCGCCGCTACGGCAGTCCGGAGCTCAACGCGAGATACGCCGACCAGCTGATCCGCACCGACGCCGGCTTCGAGTCGGCCTCCCAGTTCATGACTGAGAAGCAGGGCGGCTCAGACGTCGGCGCGAACACGGTAACGGCGTCTCGCGACGGGGACGCCTGGCGCCTCTACGGTGACAAGTGGTTCTGTTCGAACGTGTCGGCCGATGCGGCGCTGGTTCTCGCCCGCCCCGACGGCGCACCGGAGGGCACCTCCGGTCTCGCCATGTTTGTGATGCCACGGGTATTGCCCGGCGGCGAGCGCAACGGGTATCGCATTCTGCGTTTGAAAGACAAGCTCGGCACACGCGATATGGCCTCGGGTGAGATCGACCTCAATGGCGCGGTCGCCTACCAGGTGGGCGAGCTCGGCACCGGTTTCAAGCAGATGATGTCGATGGTGAACTCGTCGCGGCTTTCAAACGCAATGCGCTCTGCCGCGCTCATGCGGCGAAGTGTTGTCGAGGCGCAGGCTGCGGCGCGCGGTCGGTGGGCTTTCGGGTCCCCGCTGCTCGACAAACCGCTCATGCGCGACACCCTGTTTCGTATGGTTGTGGCCTCGGAGGCTGCCACGGCAATGCTGTTCCGCACGGCAGAAATCTACGACCGGTCCGACCGCGCGGTCGCAGAGGTTGCGACCCCTGTTGGCGTGAGCGTGCCGTCGGACCCTGACTCGCGTCTCCTTCGTCTACTCACCCCGATGTTGAAGGGAGTCATCTGCAAGCGAGCTCGCACGGTCGTTGCGGAGGGCATGGAGGCCCGTGGCGGGAATGGCTACATCGAGGAGTGGGGTGATGCCCGCATGGTGCGTGATGCTCACCTGGGATCGATCTGGGAGGGCACCACGAGTATCGTCGCGCTCGACGTGCAACGAGCCCTGCTGCGCAACAGCTCTGGCGAGCCACTGTTTGCGCACCTGCGCGAAGAACTTGCTGTCGCAGAGGCGACCGCAAGCGACTTGCAGTCCGGTGAACTGCTCGGGCTCACACGGCTGCTGAAGGATCGCACCAGCCGACTTGAGCGGCGGGTCGATGGCCTGTCAGATTTGCCGCAGGAACAGCGAGAGCTAGGGGCGATCGGGCTCATGAACACCCTGTACGACCTCACCGCCGCCACACTGCTTCTAGGCCAGGCCGCGACGCAACTGGTGGAGTCCGGCAACGCACGGAAGCTCGCCGTGCTGGTCGGGGCGCTTCGCCCCTCGCCGCTCGGGGATCCCACCGTGGATCCCGCCCCCTCCGATGTGCTGCTCTCGGGGTACGCAGAAGAGATCCTCTCGGGTGGCCATGTTCCCGTTGAGGCCGTCGAGGCCGCGGTAGACGCGCTGCTTGAGAATGCCTTCGACACGGGTGGCAAGCCATGA
- a CDS encoding CaiB/BaiF CoA transferase family protein, whose translation MTTATRPLEGVRVLDLSRVVAGPLCASLLGDLGAEVIKVEGPTNPDETRGWFPPDVESVGVYFATVNRNKRAITVDLKTEEGREIIRTLVKRSDVVVENFTFGTLDRLGLGYKSLRSINPGVVLCSITGFGQTGPNREQPGYDMVAQAISGFVSMNGAPADEATKAPIALADMLTGLHATISIIAALRARDLSGEGQHLDLSLLDSMVFSLLNLGTSYLNTGEIPPRYGNQHQTLVPYQRFETGDQDIVIAVGNDAQFQRLCSELGLEALAADERFRTASARIRNRETLIPLIAAALSDRSATALLARLQELRVPSAPINTIAEVFDDPHVIARGMVRNVEHPTAGTLRLLAAPLGFNADVTAIRRPPPAFSEHTDEVLSELGYSSEEISELRTNAVIAG comes from the coding sequence ATGACTACCGCTACTCGCCCCTTAGAAGGTGTGAGGGTGCTTGATCTCAGCCGGGTTGTCGCGGGCCCACTCTGTGCGAGCCTGCTTGGCGACCTCGGGGCCGAGGTCATCAAAGTGGAAGGGCCGACCAACCCCGACGAGACCCGGGGATGGTTTCCTCCGGACGTTGAGAGTGTTGGTGTCTACTTCGCAACGGTCAATCGCAACAAACGCGCAATAACGGTTGATCTGAAAACTGAGGAGGGGCGCGAGATCATTCGCACACTCGTCAAGCGCAGTGACGTTGTCGTGGAGAACTTCACCTTCGGCACCCTTGACCGACTGGGCCTCGGCTACAAAAGCCTTCGTAGTATCAACCCGGGAGTAGTGCTCTGCTCGATCACCGGGTTCGGGCAGACCGGCCCCAACCGCGAACAACCCGGTTACGACATGGTTGCCCAGGCGATCAGCGGCTTTGTCAGCATGAACGGTGCGCCTGCTGACGAGGCGACCAAGGCCCCCATCGCACTCGCGGATATGCTCACCGGCCTGCACGCGACGATCTCCATCATCGCGGCCCTGCGGGCTCGGGACCTCAGCGGCGAAGGTCAGCACCTCGACCTTTCGCTGCTTGACTCGATGGTCTTTTCGCTCCTCAATCTGGGCACCTCGTACCTCAATACGGGCGAGATCCCGCCCCGCTATGGCAACCAGCATCAGACGCTGGTGCCCTACCAGCGGTTCGAAACCGGTGACCAAGACATTGTTATCGCCGTTGGCAACGACGCGCAGTTTCAACGGTTGTGTTCCGAGCTTGGCCTTGAGGCGCTCGCCGCGGACGAACGGTTTCGCACCGCGAGCGCACGGATCCGGAACCGCGAGACCCTCATCCCCCTGATCGCCGCTGCGCTCTCGGATCGCTCTGCCACCGCGCTCCTTGCGCGCCTGCAAGAACTGCGCGTGCCGAGCGCACCGATCAACACGATCGCAGAGGTCTTCGACGATCCCCACGTCATCGCCAGGGGTATGGTGCGAAACGTCGAGCATCCAACGGCTGGAACCCTTCGGCTGCTTGCAGCACCGCTCGGGTTTAATGCCGATGTGACCGCGATCCGCCGCCCACCCCCGGCTTTCTCCGAACACACCGACGAGGTGCTGAGTGAGCTCGGCTATTCCTCCGAAGAGATCAGCGAGCTGCGAACGAACGCGGTGATCGCCGGCTAG
- a CDS encoding pyruvate carboxylase, translated as MFSKVLVANRGEIAIRAFRAAHELGARTVAVFPYEDRNSLHRLKADEAYQIGVEGHPVRAYLDVSEIVRVARESGADAIYPGYGFLSENPELAAAADAAGIRFIGPGKLALEMAGNKVAAKEHAIAAGVPVLKSTPPSQDLDALIAGAIEIGFPVFAKAVAGGGGRGMRRVERVEDLKDALEAAMREAESAFGDATMFIEQAVLRPRHIEVQVLADKTGATVHLFERDCSVQRRHQKVVEIAPAPNLSQEQRDALTRDAVAFAESIGYENAGTVEFLMDTEGERAGQHVFIEMNPRIQVEHTVTEEVTDVDLVQAQMRIAAGATLEELGLLQDQIQLRGAALQCRITTEDPANGFRPDLGRITAYRSPGGGGVRLDGGTINAGAQISPHFDSMLAKLTCRGRDFQSAVIRAERALAEFRIRGVATNIPFLQAVLADPDFRAGDVSTSFIEERPELLQMNKPKDRATRLLQHIADVTVNQPNGQRPAQLDPGLKLPAIDVTQPAPSGCRQQLLDLGPEQYAAKLRQQTALAVTETTFRDAHQSLLATRVRTRDLVRVAPYVARLTPELWSVEAWGGATYDVALRFLGEDPWDRLAALREALPNIPIQMLLRGQNTVGYTPYPKQVAQAFVKEAAATGVDVFRIFDALNDVGQMRVAIDAVRETGTAVAEVAMSYTGNLLDPREDKYTLDYYLQLADRIVDAGAHVLAIKDMAGLLRPAAAGKLVTALRERFDLPVHLHTHDTPGGQLATLLAASAAGVDAVDVASAPMSGTTSQPSMSSLVAALANTERDTGLDQDAVYALEPYWGAVRELYKPFESGLPSPTGRVYTHEIPGGQLSNLRQQAIALGLAGNFEKIEDMYAAADRILGRIPKVTPSSKVVGDLALHLAAVDADPKDFEQNPGKYDIPDSVVGFLAGELGEIPGGWPEPFRTKVLAGREVNIEVAEVSGEDQALLDGTSVERRQTLNRLLFPGPTKQYEQSKEHFGNLSVLETSDYLYGLDAGTEHAIDLAKGVRLYVGLEAIGEADDKGVRTVMVRVNGQLRQVFVKDTSVAVTVAVAEKADRTLQGHVPAPFSGTVTVKVAAGDTVEAGQPIGVIEAMKMEAAITAPVSGTIERVAFSGTRAVEAGDLIAVIA; from the coding sequence TTCTCTGCACCGGCTGAAAGCTGACGAGGCGTATCAGATTGGTGTTGAGGGTCACCCCGTGCGGGCATACCTTGACGTTTCTGAAATCGTGAGAGTTGCCCGTGAATCGGGCGCCGACGCGATTTACCCCGGTTACGGTTTTCTCTCAGAAAACCCCGAGCTCGCAGCGGCAGCCGATGCGGCCGGTATTCGCTTCATCGGGCCGGGCAAACTCGCTCTTGAAATGGCAGGCAATAAGGTCGCCGCGAAGGAGCACGCGATCGCTGCGGGGGTGCCCGTGTTGAAGTCGACTCCACCCTCACAAGATCTCGACGCCCTGATTGCCGGCGCAATAGAAATTGGGTTCCCGGTCTTCGCCAAGGCCGTCGCTGGCGGTGGTGGGCGCGGCATGCGCCGTGTTGAGCGGGTTGAGGATCTGAAAGACGCGCTTGAAGCGGCGATGCGCGAGGCAGAGTCCGCGTTCGGTGATGCAACGATGTTCATCGAGCAGGCCGTGCTTCGCCCGCGCCACATCGAGGTGCAGGTGCTAGCCGACAAGACGGGCGCCACCGTCCACTTGTTCGAGCGCGACTGCTCCGTGCAGCGCCGCCACCAGAAGGTCGTTGAGATTGCGCCCGCCCCGAACCTGTCGCAGGAGCAGCGGGACGCACTGACACGCGATGCGGTCGCGTTTGCCGAGTCAATCGGCTACGAAAACGCCGGCACCGTTGAGTTTTTGATGGACACCGAGGGGGAGCGTGCCGGTCAGCACGTGTTCATCGAGATGAACCCCCGCATCCAGGTTGAGCACACCGTGACCGAAGAGGTCACCGATGTTGATCTCGTGCAGGCGCAGATGAGGATCGCGGCTGGCGCGACGCTCGAGGAGCTCGGGTTGTTGCAGGATCAGATTCAGCTGCGCGGTGCCGCTCTGCAGTGCCGCATTACGACGGAGGATCCCGCAAACGGTTTCCGCCCCGACCTCGGGCGCATCACCGCGTACCGGTCGCCGGGTGGCGGTGGAGTCCGCCTGGATGGCGGCACGATCAACGCGGGTGCGCAGATTAGCCCGCACTTCGACTCGATGCTCGCAAAGCTCACCTGCCGTGGCCGGGACTTCCAGTCTGCGGTGATCCGCGCGGAGCGTGCGCTCGCTGAGTTCCGCATTCGCGGGGTCGCCACAAATATTCCGTTCCTGCAGGCCGTGCTGGCCGATCCCGACTTCCGCGCGGGCGACGTCTCAACCTCGTTTATCGAGGAGCGACCCGAGCTGCTGCAGATGAACAAGCCCAAAGACCGCGCCACAAGGCTTTTGCAGCACATCGCCGACGTGACCGTGAACCAGCCAAACGGCCAGCGCCCGGCGCAGCTGGATCCGGGGCTGAAGCTGCCGGCCATCGACGTGACTCAGCCCGCACCCTCGGGGTGCCGCCAGCAGCTGCTTGACCTTGGCCCCGAACAGTACGCAGCCAAGCTTCGTCAGCAGACGGCTCTCGCCGTTACCGAGACAACGTTCCGCGACGCGCACCAGTCGCTGCTCGCGACCCGTGTGCGCACACGCGACCTGGTGCGTGTTGCACCGTACGTTGCGCGTTTGACGCCCGAGCTGTGGTCGGTTGAGGCCTGGGGTGGGGCGACCTACGACGTGGCGCTCAGGTTTCTGGGTGAAGACCCGTGGGACCGGCTCGCAGCCCTCCGCGAGGCTCTCCCGAACATTCCGATTCAGATGCTGCTGCGCGGGCAGAACACCGTTGGTTACACACCGTACCCGAAGCAGGTCGCCCAGGCTTTCGTGAAGGAGGCGGCTGCGACGGGTGTTGACGTCTTCCGCATCTTCGACGCGCTGAACGATGTCGGCCAGATGCGGGTCGCGATCGACGCCGTCCGGGAGACCGGCACCGCGGTCGCCGAGGTGGCGATGTCGTACACGGGCAATCTGCTCGACCCGAGAGAAGACAAGTACACGCTCGACTACTACCTGCAGCTCGCGGACAGGATCGTCGACGCGGGCGCACACGTGCTCGCGATCAAAGACATGGCGGGGCTACTTCGCCCAGCGGCCGCAGGCAAGCTTGTAACGGCGTTGCGGGAGCGTTTCGATTTGCCGGTGCACCTGCACACCCACGACACCCCTGGTGGCCAGCTCGCGACGCTGCTCGCAGCCAGCGCCGCGGGAGTCGACGCTGTTGACGTCGCCTCCGCACCGATGTCTGGCACCACGAGCCAGCCCTCCATGTCGTCGCTCGTTGCGGCGCTCGCAAACACCGAGCGTGACACCGGCCTTGATCAGGACGCGGTGTATGCGCTCGAGCCCTACTGGGGTGCGGTCCGTGAACTGTACAAGCCCTTCGAATCGGGTCTGCCGAGTCCGACGGGACGCGTATACACGCACGAGATCCCGGGCGGCCAGCTGTCGAACCTGAGGCAGCAGGCAATCGCTCTGGGCCTCGCTGGCAACTTCGAGAAAATTGAAGACATGTATGCGGCAGCGGATCGGATCCTGGGCCGCATTCCCAAGGTCACACCCTCCTCGAAGGTTGTGGGCGATCTTGCACTGCACCTAGCCGCGGTCGACGCAGATCCAAAGGACTTCGAACAGAACCCGGGCAAGTACGACATTCCCGACTCGGTTGTTGGCTTTCTTGCGGGTGAACTCGGCGAGATTCCCGGTGGCTGGCCCGAGCCGTTCCGCACGAAGGTGCTCGCGGGTCGAGAGGTCAACATCGAGGTCGCCGAGGTGAGCGGTGAGGATCAGGCACTTCTCGACGGGACCAGCGTCGAACGGCGGCAGACGTTGAACCGACTGCTCTTCCCCGGCCCGACGAAACAGTACGAGCAGTCCAAAGAGCACTTCGGAAACTTGTCGGTGCTCGAAACCAGCGACTACCTGTACGGGCTCGATGCGGGCACGGAGCACGCGATCGATCTTGCCAAGGGCGTGCGGCTCTACGTTGGGCTCGAAGCCATCGGCGAGGCCGACGACAAGGGGGTGCGCACCGTGATGGTGCGGGTGAACGGCCAGCTGCGGCAGGTGTTCGTGAAAGACACCTCGGTTGCCGTGACCGTGGCGGTCGCTGAGAAGGCGGATCGTACGCTCCAGGGCCACGTGCCTGCACCGTTCTCGGGAACCGTGACCGTGAAGGTTGCTGCCGGAGACACGGTAGAAGCTGGGCAGCCGATTGGTGTGATTGAGGCCATGAAGATGGAGGCCGCCATCACTGCGCCAGTAAGCGGTACGATCGAACGCGTTGCATTCTCCGGTACCCGCGCAGTCGAGGCCGGAGACCTCATCGCCGTTATTGCTTAG
- the def gene encoding peptide deformylase, whose protein sequence is MAVRDIRIFGDPVLRTVCDPILEVDDGVRALVDDLCETVDFDGRAGLAATQIGHTQRAFSLNIDGKVSYVLNPEIVALEGEPQLTGEGCLSVPNLWFDVLRYPKATVRGMDLDGNEIVISGEGLLAQALQHECDHLDGKLYISRLDRESRGEAMRQIRTSDWF, encoded by the coding sequence ATGGCCGTCAGAGACATCCGCATCTTTGGAGACCCGGTGCTGCGCACCGTCTGCGACCCCATTCTTGAGGTCGATGACGGCGTGCGGGCCCTCGTCGACGACCTGTGCGAGACGGTGGACTTTGACGGCCGCGCGGGCCTCGCCGCAACCCAGATTGGGCACACGCAGCGCGCCTTTAGCCTGAACATCGATGGCAAGGTCAGCTACGTGCTCAACCCCGAGATCGTTGCGCTTGAGGGGGAGCCGCAGCTCACCGGCGAGGGCTGCCTCTCAGTGCCAAATCTCTGGTTCGACGTGCTGCGCTACCCGAAGGCGACCGTGCGGGGCATGGACCTCGACGGCAACGAGATCGTGATTTCGGGTGAGGGACTGCTCGCCCAGGCGCTGCAGCACGAGTGCGATCACCTTGACGGAAAACTCTACATTTCTCGCTTGGACCGCGAAAGCCGCGGTGAGGCCATGCGCCAGATCCGCACCTCGGACTGGTTTTAG
- a CDS encoding MFS transporter, producing MSIKKYTNPRTIWIAVFVSCFLGLFVDGFDLQMLSLTLPSLREEWGLSNTQAGLLGTASLMGMGIGGIIGGNLADRFGRVRMAAAMVVIFSIGSFLLGFTQEPWQFMAIRFITGMGLGAEYTICMMLMAEYTNAKRRGITMGALMTAYSLGYMSAALLSGVIIPSHGWRWMYWIAIVPVVLAIYIRRHIPEPAGWEQRREQATHSGKTKVKRSQWRLIWENRVARRMFLLWTITAAFLQFGYYGVNTWLPSYVAGDLGVEFSSMTIYVSGTYMAGFASRLVGGWLADRFGRRWIFSGGGILTAALLPVIYLYQNPDNIVAFLIGLGLVYGMPYAVNGTYMNESFPTELRGTATGGAYNLGRVGAMLAPVTIGLIADSFSVGLGLAVLGIGYGIAALIPFFFIRDRLYDPNRADTDEIQQQIAEVSTSPIRVHADPRPHGSAPAEQSEPERASRG from the coding sequence TTGTCCATCAAAAAGTACACCAACCCGAGAACAATTTGGATCGCAGTGTTTGTCTCCTGCTTTCTCGGTTTGTTTGTAGACGGCTTCGACCTACAGATGCTGTCGCTCACCCTGCCAAGCCTTCGCGAAGAGTGGGGCCTCTCAAACACGCAGGCTGGACTGCTCGGCACCGCCTCGCTCATGGGTATGGGCATTGGCGGGATCATCGGCGGTAACCTCGCCGATCGTTTTGGCAGAGTGCGCATGGCTGCGGCCATGGTTGTCATTTTTTCGATCGGTTCGTTTCTGCTGGGGTTCACGCAGGAGCCCTGGCAGTTCATGGCAATCCGCTTTATCACCGGCATGGGCCTCGGCGCCGAGTACACCATCTGCATGATGCTGATGGCGGAGTACACAAATGCGAAACGCCGCGGCATCACCATGGGCGCCCTCATGACCGCCTACTCGCTCGGGTACATGTCTGCCGCCCTGCTTTCCGGAGTCATCATCCCGAGCCACGGCTGGCGGTGGATGTACTGGATCGCGATCGTTCCCGTGGTGCTCGCGATCTACATTCGCAGGCACATTCCCGAGCCCGCCGGCTGGGAGCAACGGCGCGAGCAGGCAACACACAGCGGCAAGACGAAGGTTAAGCGGAGCCAGTGGCGCCTCATCTGGGAGAACCGAGTCGCCAGGCGCATGTTCCTGCTGTGGACCATCACCGCCGCGTTCCTGCAGTTTGGTTACTACGGAGTCAACACGTGGCTCCCCTCCTACGTGGCCGGTGACCTCGGTGTCGAGTTCTCGTCAATGACCATCTACGTATCGGGCACGTACATGGCCGGCTTTGCAAGTCGGCTGGTCGGCGGCTGGCTGGCCGACCGTTTCGGACGCCGCTGGATCTTCAGCGGTGGCGGCATCCTGACTGCCGCGCTGCTCCCCGTGATCTACCTGTACCAGAACCCCGACAACATCGTCGCGTTCCTGATTGGCCTTGGCCTCGTCTACGGCATGCCCTACGCCGTCAACGGCACCTACATGAACGAGAGCTTCCCGACGGAACTGCGCGGCACGGCCACGGGAGGTGCGTACAACCTCGGAAGGGTCGGGGCGATGCTCGCTCCCGTAACCATCGGCCTGATCGCCGACTCGTTCAGTGTCGGCCTCGGCCTCGCTGTGCTCGGAATCGGCTACGGGATCGCGGCACTCATTCCGTTCTTCTTCATTCGAGACCGGCTCTACGACCCGAATCGCGCCGACACCGATGAGATCCAGCAGCAAATTGCAGAGGTGAGCACCAGCCCAATCCGAGTGCACGCTGACCCTCGGCCCCACGGCTCCGCCCCAGCGGAGCAGTCAGAACCCGAGCGAGCGTCACGCGGTTAG